GCTGATGCCCATGCTTTCGGCGCTGTTCCACGCAAGCCATGTCGTGCTGATGCCGAAATTCGACGCGGAAACCTATCTTGCGCTTGCCGAGCGATACGGCGCGACCCACACCATGCTGGTGCCGGTCCAGTATCAGCGCATTCTGGCAGCGACGAGCTTCGGCAAGCGCGACCTGTCGTCCTTCAGGGTCAAGCAGTGCACCGGCGCGCCGCTTCCGGCTGCAGCAAAGCGCGCCATCACCGAACAATGGCCGGGCGATTTCTTCGAGGTCTACGGCCTGACGGAAGGCGGCTGCACCTGCATTCTCGATGCCGCCCGCCACCCCGAAAAGGCGCATACCGTGGGCAAGCCGGCAGCGGGAAACATCATCCGCATCATCGATGACGACGGCAAGGACGTGCCGCCCGGCGGGCGCGGCGAGGTTGTCGGCCGTTCGGCGATGATGATGTCGGGCTATTTCCGCAATGAGGAGGCAAACCGCGCCTTCTACTGGCGCGACGCCGAGGACCGGCTTTTTCACCGCACCGGCGATATCGGCATGTTCGACGAGGACGGGTTCCTCGTCCTGCTGGATCGCAAGAAGGACATGATCATTTCCGGCGGCTTCAATATCTATGCCTCGGACCTAGAGGAAAAGCTGCTCGCCCATCCCGATGTCATAGAGGCCGCCGTGATCGCGGTCCCGAGCGAGAAATGGGGCGAGACGCCGCTCGGCTTCGTGGTCGCGAAACCGGGCGCGACGATCGAGCCGGAGGCGCTGCGCGACTGGGTCAATGACCGGCTGGGGCGCATGCAGAAGGTCTCGGCGGTAGAGCTCCGCGAAACGCTTCCGCGCAACAGCGGCGGTAAGGTGCTGAAGCAGGAACTGCGCAAGCCCTACTGGGATAAGACGCCATGAGCGAACAGGCCCCTCCCTTGAGCGGACGCATCGCCGTGGTCACGGGTGCGACAAGCGGCATCGGTCGCGCCTCGGCGATCCGCCTCGCGGATCTCGGCGCCACCATCGTCGCCGGCTATCACAGCCGAAGCGCGGCTGCCGAAGACCTGGTCGCATCGCTTCCCGGCGAAAATCACATTGCGCTGCGGATCGCGCTCGAGACGAGCGATACCATCGCCGAGGCCGCCCGGGCAGTCGAAAAGGCTTTCGGCCATGTCGATATACTGGTCAATAATGGCGGCGCGACCGAAGCCGTGCCGGCCAATGATCTTGACGGCCTGACCGACGAGATGTTCGACAGGATCACGCGGATCAACCTGCGCGGCCCGTTTGCCGTCACCCGGGCTTTCAGGCCGCTTCTCGCGCGCGGGGAGGATGCCGTTGTGGTCAACATCTCTTCGATCGCCGCGCGCACCGGCGTCGGCTCCAATCTCGCCTATTGCGCGGCAAAGGCCGGGCTCGACGCATTGACGATCGGGCTTGCGAAGGTGCTAGCGCCGGATATCCGGGTGTTTTCCGTATCACCCGCCGGCGTTGATACCGACTTCGTGCCGGGACGTCCGCGCGCGCGGCTGGAGGCGACGGCGAAGCAGACGCCGCTTGCCAAGATCACCAGCGCCGACGATGTGGCCCGCGCCGTCATCGCCTGCGTCACGCTCATGACCAGTTCGACGGGCATCGTCATCCCGGTCGATGAAGGGCGGCACCTATAGAGCGCCGTGCGTCCATTCGGACGCACAAAGGACGCTCTAACTTATTGAATCTGAGCATCGTGCTTCCGAAAATCGATTCCGATTTTCGGGCCGATGCGCTAGGGCCCTGCCCAGAAGCGTTCCCTATTCTGCCCGGGGCCTGCAGGGCACCTGTCCGAGCGCGATCATCGTCATCACGGCTTCGCCATCCTGATTGGTCACCGTCACCTCGGTCTTGATAACGCCGAATTCCGGTCGGCGCTGGTGCGGCTCTGTCGCAATCACCTTGCGGGTCGTGGTCAGCCTGTCGCCCGGACGCACCGGACGCCGCCAGCGCAACTGCTCGATGCCGAGGCCGACCATAGGCGTTTCGCCATAGCCGCCCGCTTCCACGAAGAGCCGCATGGAAAGCGCCGCGACCTGCCATCCGCTGGCGATGAGGCCGCCGAAGCGCCCTTCCGCGGCCTTTTCGGGATCGACATGCATGGGCTGCGGATCATACTCGCGGGCATAGCGGATAATCTCGTCCTCGGACAAGGTGATGGTTCTGCTTGTCCATGTCTCGCCAATGGCAAAGTCTTCGAAGTAACGGCGCATTTTTCTCCGGTCTCCCAATATGCTCTTCGGTGGTTCTAGCGCCGGCGCGGCCTTTCGGCAAAAGGACGACGGTTTCGTTCCGCGAGACGAAACGGCTGCGCGACCCCATTGCGGCGCGTCAGCCGCCGGATAGAGTTCCAGCACTTACCGGAGGAGGGAAGCGGCAGGATGAATGCTCTGGATTTTCTGATCGACGGATGCTGGCGGCGACCGGCGCGCGCAAGGTCCATACCGATTATCAACCCGGCCAACGAACAGGAGATCGGCGTTGTCAGCCTTGGCAGCGCCGAGGATGTCGACATGGCGGTCGAAGCCGCACGCCGCGCCTTTGCCGTCTGGTCGCAGAGCGAACGCGAGGAACGCCTTTTCATTCTCGGGCGTATCATCGAGGGCTTCCGGGCGCGCCTGCCCGAGCTTGCACGGCTGATGACCATGGAAATGGGCGTGCCGATAACCTTCTCGATCGAACGTCAGGCCACGGTCGCGCTCTTCCACTTCGAGGAGGTTATCCGGGTGCTGGCGGATTACCGCTTCGAGCGCCGAGAAGAGACCGGCATCCTCCGCAGGGAACCGATCGGCGTCTGCGGTCTGATCACGCCCTGGAACTGGCCGCTCAATCAGATCGCCTCCAAGGTCGCCCCGGCAATTGCGACCGGCTGCACCATGGTGCTGAAGCCCAGCGAGATCGCCCCGCTCAGCGCCACGGCGCTTGCCGAAATCATCGATGACGCCGGACTGCCCGCCGGCGTCTTCAATCTCGTCCACGGCGACGGACCGACCGTCGGAGAGGCAATCGCCCGCCACCCGGATGTCGACATGGTCTCGATCACCGGCTCGACCAATGCCGGCATCCGCGTCGCCGAGCTGGCCGCGAAAACGATCAAGCGCGTCGCGCAGGAGCTTGGCGGCAAATCGGCCAACATCATCCTGCCCGACGCCGATCTTCCGGCGGCGGTGAAGGCCGGCGTTCATGCCTGCAACACCAATGGCGGCCAGAACTGCCAGTCGCCGACCCGCATGCTGGTGCCGCGCCGGCATCGCGACGAGGCCATCGAAGCCGCCTGCGAGGCGATCTCAGAGATCAGGCTCGGCGATCCGATGGCCCCCGAAACGACGATGGGCCCGCTCGTGAGCCAGACCCAGTTCGACAAGGTTCAGGCGCTGATCGCCTCCGGCATTAAGGAAGGCGCGACGCTCGTCGCCGGCGGCCCCGGCCGTCCGGCCGAATGCAATGCCGGCTATTTCGTCCGGCCGACCGTGTTCGCCGATGTCACGCCTTCAATGCGCATCGCGCGCGAGGAAATCTTCGGGCCTGTGCTTTCGATGATGTTTTATGACAGCGAGGACGAAGCCGTCGAGATTGCCAATGACACGCCTTTCGGCCTTGCCGGTTTCGTCCAATCGAAAGACCTTGACCATGCGCGTGTGGTTGCCAATCAAATCCGCGCCGGCCGCGTCTATCTCAACGGCGCGCCGTTTGACCGCAGCCTGCCGTTCGGCGGATATAAACAGTCGGGCAATGGCCGCGAGTTCGGTCTGTTCGGTTTCGAGGAATATCTGGAGGTCAAGGCGATCCTTGGCTATCCGGCCGCCTGAGGGGTCGGCCATTCACAATGCGAGGGAGGGGATCCATGCAGCCAGACACCAACAAACGCCTGACGGCGATGCTCGATCGCGAGGAGCTCTACGACCTTGCACGCCGCGAGCGGTTTGCCCGCGACCAGCGCCGCTTCGAGGTGATGCGGGACTGCTTTCACGACGACGCCTATGTGCGCACCAGCTGGTATGACGGCCATGGCGGGGACGCCTATGTCGAGGCCACGCGCAAATTCATGGAAAAGGTCGGCAACGGCAAGCACTGGGTGTTTCCGGCCTTTGCCCAGGTGAAAGGCGACAGGGCCACAATCGAGAGCCCGGCCATGATCTTCAACCGGGCGACGCTCGGCGATGTCCAGATCGATTTTCACGTCTTCTGCCGCTACTTCTCCCGCGCGGTGCGTCAGGACGGAACCTGGAAACTCTCAAGCTTCGAGGTCCTGTTCGAACGGGATATCCTGCGCCCGGTCAATCCGGCGGAGATCCCGCCCATCGACTGGGACAAGCTGCGGGCCTTCAGGCCGTCCTATTGTTTCCTGTCCTATCTTCAGGCCAGCCGGGGCATCGACGTCAACCAGAACCTCCTCGGCGACGATCGGCCGGATGAACTCGCCGCATTTCATGAGGGGGAAGTGGAATGGCTTGAAGGCCTGACCTAGAGCGCTGCGCGTCCATTCGGACGCACAAAAGACGTTCTAACCTATTGAATCTACGCATCTTGCTTTCCGATAATCGATTCCGATTTTCGGGCCGATGCTCTAGCGCAATCCGTGCGCCAGGCAGGAGCATTTCGTCAAGCGAAACGCAGACCCTTTGAAATTTATGCGCTGCGGCATTGGCCTTAGTTTGCGTGATAGAGGAGTTGGGCCGAAATGGCTGGCGACATTGCCGGCACGGCACACCGGACACCATGCGCATTTCAGTCACCGGCGGCGAACGGCCCAAGCGGTCATGGCCAGGCGGGCCTGCCGTCCGGGGCGCGCTTCCGCGAAATCTTGAAGGATGGAGGAGGACATTCCATGAGAAAACTAGCAAGCCTGGCGCTTGGCGTCATCTGCCTTTTCGCAGGCGGGGCGATGGCGCAGGACGACACCGTCACCCTGCCGAAGACGCTGGTGTGGACGAGCTTCGACACCGGCAGCCTCGGCTATAACCAGTCTATAGCCGTCGGCAAGGCGCTTGAAGATGCCTACGGCATCTCGCTTCGCGTTCTGCCGGCGAGCACGGACCTTTCGCGCATCGCGCCTGCCCGGGAAGGCCGCGTACCCTTCGCGCTGGCCGGAAGCGACGCCTTTTATGCCTTCGAAGGCGTGCTGAGCTACGCAACGCCCGATCTCGGACCGCAGAAGCTGACGGCCGTGATCCTCGCCGGCGCGGACAACGGCGTCGCCATGGGCGTCGCCGCCAATCAGGATATCAACAGCATCGCGGACCTGAAGGGCAAGAAGATCGGATGGGTCGTCAGTTCGCCGTCGCTGCAGTCCAATGTCCGGGCGTTCCTCGCCTTCGGCGGGCTCACTGTCGATGATGTCGAACTTGTCGAGCAGCCGAGCTATGGCGGCGCATGGCAGGCCTTTACCAACGGCCAGATCGACGCGATGACGGCCGTTACCAGCGGCAGCGGCGTTCTCGAGCAGGCGGCGGCCTCGCCGCAGGGCCTCAAATGGCTGCCAATGCCCTTCTCAGATACCGAAGGCTGGAACCGCCTTCAGGCCGTCAACCCGCATTTCGGCCAGCGCAAGGCGACCGTCGGCGTCGACATCGATGCGGAGCACCCGCTGGAATGCGCCGGCGTTCCCTATCCGGCGCTGATCACCTACACGGCCTCGCCGGACCTCGTCTACAATGTCACCAAGGCGATCGACCTGCAGGCGCCGGTCTACAGCAAGATGCAATCCGGCACGTCCGGGTGGGCGGCCGATTCGGAAGTGTTCGACTGGGTCGTGCCGTTCAACGAGGCCGCTGTCAGATATTACAGGGAAGCCGGCGTCTGGACCGACGAGGACCAGAAGCACAATGACAATCTTGTCGCCCGCGCGAAGGTCCTGCAGGAGGCCTGGAGCAAGATGAATGGCGAGAGCGGCGACGATTTCAGCGAAAAGTGGATGAAAGTGCGTGCCGATACGCTCGAAGCGGCCGGTTTTCCGGCCTATTTCAGGTAGTCGCGCATGCCGGTCATAGACAACAACACGCAGGGAGGCGAGGCGGTTTCAGCCCGCCGCCGCGCCTCATTGACATCGGCCGTCGTGCGCGTCCTGACGGTCCTGCTTCTGCTCCTGGGCATAAACCAGACCTTCAACCTCGGGTCGCGCTTTCATATGACCCTGCTGGAGAACCAGTATTTCTACGCGGTGCTGGCGCTCGCGATCCCGATGGTTTTTCTTCTGTTACCCGGTTTTCGCTCCCCTCGCCCGCAGACGCCGGGCGTGCTCGACTGGGCGCTTGCGGCCATCACATTCGTGACGCTCTGCTATTTCATTTTCCATGCCTACGACATCGTGCTCCTCGGCTGGGAAATGTCGCCGCCATCCGCCGCCGTCTTTGCCAGCGCGGCTCTCTGGCTGGTCATGCTGGACGCGGGCCGTCGGGCGGGCGGGCTGATCCTCGGCATGATCGTCCTTTTCTTCTCGACCTATCCGCTGTTTGCCGACAAGCTGCCGGGACCGATCTCGGCCTTCAGTTCCCCGTTCAGATATGTGGCGGCCTATCACGCGATGAGCCTTGAAAGCATTCTCGGCATCCCGCTGAAGGCCTTCGCGAACCTCGTCTTCGGCTTCGTCGTCTTCGGCGCGGCGCTTGAACATACCGGCGCCGGGCGTTTCTTCATCAACCTCGCCTTCGCGCTTCTCGGGCATGTGCGCGGCGGTCCGGCCAAGGTTGCAATCCTTTCCAGCGGCCTGATGGGGTCGCTGAGCGGCAGCGTGGTCACCAATGTGCTGACGACCGGCGTGATGACCATTCCGGCCATGCGCAAGGTCGGCATGAAGGACACGGTCGCCGCGGGCATCGAGACCTGTGCCTCGACCGGCGGCGTGCTGATGCCCCCGGTGATGGGCGCGGCCGCCTTCGTCATGGCGGATTTTCTGCAGGTGCCCTATGCGACGATCGCCCTTGCCGCCGCCATTCCCGCCGCGCTCTATTTCTTCGGCCTTTTCATCCAGATCGACGCGCGCGCCGCGCGCGAGGGTCTGAGCGGGCTTTCCGCCGAAGAACTGCCGGACCTGAAACAGACGCTCAAGGAAGGCTGGCACCATGTCTTCGCCTTCGCGCTGCTGACGGTCATGCTGCTCGTTCTGAAAAACGAACAATACGCGCCGTTCTATGCGACGGCGGCGCTTCTGGCCGTGAACCAGATCGTCTCCAGGTCCGATCGCTGGGGACGCAAGGAACTGCTGCATTTCATCGACAGCCTCGGGCGTCTCTTCGCCACGCTCGCAGCAACGCTTGCCGCCGTCGGCATGATCGTCGGCGGGTTGTCGATGACCGGGCTTGCCGGAACGCTCGTCAACGACCTTCTGAGCATTGCCGGCGATTCGCCCCTGCTTCTGCTCATCATGGGCGCGCTGACCAGCCTTGTCCTCGGCACGGGCATGACAGCGACGGCCTGTTACATCTTTCTGGCCGTGATGCTGGCCCCG
This window of the Martelella lutilitoris genome carries:
- a CDS encoding nuclear transport factor 2 family protein, yielding MQPDTNKRLTAMLDREELYDLARRERFARDQRRFEVMRDCFHDDAYVRTSWYDGHGGDAYVEATRKFMEKVGNGKHWVFPAFAQVKGDRATIESPAMIFNRATLGDVQIDFHVFCRYFSRAVRQDGTWKLSSFEVLFERDILRPVNPAEIPPIDWDKLRAFRPSYCFLSYLQASRGIDVNQNLLGDDRPDELAAFHEGEVEWLEGLT
- a CDS encoding MaoC family dehydratase; this encodes MRRYFEDFAIGETWTSRTITLSEDEIIRYAREYDPQPMHVDPEKAAEGRFGGLIASGWQVAALSMRLFVEAGGYGETPMVGLGIEQLRWRRPVRPGDRLTTTRKVIATEPHQRRPEFGVIKTEVTVTNQDGEAVMTMIALGQVPCRPRAE
- a CDS encoding class I adenylate-forming enzyme family protein — translated: MNEASKPAAHQEGELVAAILRHGLEQPEAPALTCNGETMSQAELRSAVLAVAGAITQHCDGAVGRIALLGTAGLGLTTAYLGIIAAGGTAVPLPASAHRDALAGMLKDCDPALIFVQDGYADLLPAEMTARIIPLEATPAGGVPRDFLAGTEPLTAPVIPAPEAPFNIIYSSGTTGRAKGIVHAHAMRYRQAARTLFGLGPESTMLLATPLYSNTTLMPMLSALFHASHVVLMPKFDAETYLALAERYGATHTMLVPVQYQRILAATSFGKRDLSSFRVKQCTGAPLPAAAKRAITEQWPGDFFEVYGLTEGGCTCILDAARHPEKAHTVGKPAAGNIIRIIDDDGKDVPPGGRGEVVGRSAMMMSGYFRNEEANRAFYWRDAEDRLFHRTGDIGMFDEDGFLVLLDRKKDMIISGGFNIYASDLEEKLLAHPDVIEAAVIAVPSEKWGETPLGFVVAKPGATIEPEALRDWVNDRLGRMQKVSAVELRETLPRNSGGKVLKQELRKPYWDKTP
- a CDS encoding TAXI family TRAP transporter solute-binding subunit, with translation MRKLASLALGVICLFAGGAMAQDDTVTLPKTLVWTSFDTGSLGYNQSIAVGKALEDAYGISLRVLPASTDLSRIAPAREGRVPFALAGSDAFYAFEGVLSYATPDLGPQKLTAVILAGADNGVAMGVAANQDINSIADLKGKKIGWVVSSPSLQSNVRAFLAFGGLTVDDVELVEQPSYGGAWQAFTNGQIDAMTAVTSGSGVLEQAAASPQGLKWLPMPFSDTEGWNRLQAVNPHFGQRKATVGVDIDAEHPLECAGVPYPALITYTASPDLVYNVTKAIDLQAPVYSKMQSGTSGWAADSEVFDWVVPFNEAAVRYYREAGVWTDEDQKHNDNLVARAKVLQEAWSKMNGESGDDFSEKWMKVRADTLEAAGFPAYFR
- a CDS encoding TRAP transporter permease; translation: MPVIDNNTQGGEAVSARRRASLTSAVVRVLTVLLLLLGINQTFNLGSRFHMTLLENQYFYAVLALAIPMVFLLLPGFRSPRPQTPGVLDWALAAITFVTLCYFIFHAYDIVLLGWEMSPPSAAVFASAALWLVMLDAGRRAGGLILGMIVLFFSTYPLFADKLPGPISAFSSPFRYVAAYHAMSLESILGIPLKAFANLVFGFVVFGAALEHTGAGRFFINLAFALLGHVRGGPAKVAILSSGLMGSLSGSVVTNVLTTGVMTIPAMRKVGMKDTVAAGIETCASTGGVLMPPVMGAAAFVMADFLQVPYATIALAAAIPAALYFFGLFIQIDARAAREGLSGLSAEELPDLKQTLKEGWHHVFAFALLTVMLLVLKNEQYAPFYATAALLAVNQIVSRSDRWGRKELLHFIDSLGRLFATLAATLAAVGMIVGGLSMTGLAGTLVNDLLSIAGDSPLLLLIMGALTSLVLGTGMTATACYIFLAVMLAPALIQVGFDPMASHLFIFYWGMLSFITPPVALGAFAAASVAKTPPMRTGFEAMKIGSIVYFIPFFFVFDPALIGHAGWQSILLSSGLALFGVWMFASGVQGYIMGIGPVFSDRPYVWVLRLPLLVGAVLIALPGEAVPGFGDLELLAAGLAIMAPVIIAAFILNRRGLGRVRPA
- a CDS encoding SDR family NAD(P)-dependent oxidoreductase, producing MSEQAPPLSGRIAVVTGATSGIGRASAIRLADLGATIVAGYHSRSAAAEDLVASLPGENHIALRIALETSDTIAEAARAVEKAFGHVDILVNNGGATEAVPANDLDGLTDEMFDRITRINLRGPFAVTRAFRPLLARGEDAVVVNISSIAARTGVGSNLAYCAAKAGLDALTIGLAKVLAPDIRVFSVSPAGVDTDFVPGRPRARLEATAKQTPLAKITSADDVARAVIACVTLMTSSTGIVIPVDEGRHL
- a CDS encoding aldehyde dehydrogenase family protein — protein: MNALDFLIDGCWRRPARARSIPIINPANEQEIGVVSLGSAEDVDMAVEAARRAFAVWSQSEREERLFILGRIIEGFRARLPELARLMTMEMGVPITFSIERQATVALFHFEEVIRVLADYRFERREETGILRREPIGVCGLITPWNWPLNQIASKVAPAIATGCTMVLKPSEIAPLSATALAEIIDDAGLPAGVFNLVHGDGPTVGEAIARHPDVDMVSITGSTNAGIRVAELAAKTIKRVAQELGGKSANIILPDADLPAAVKAGVHACNTNGGQNCQSPTRMLVPRRHRDEAIEAACEAISEIRLGDPMAPETTMGPLVSQTQFDKVQALIASGIKEGATLVAGGPGRPAECNAGYFVRPTVFADVTPSMRIAREEIFGPVLSMMFYDSEDEAVEIANDTPFGLAGFVQSKDLDHARVVANQIRAGRVYLNGAPFDRSLPFGGYKQSGNGREFGLFGFEEYLEVKAILGYPAA